Proteins encoded together in one Solanum lycopersicum chromosome 7, SLM_r2.1 window:
- the LOC101247537 gene encoding arabinogalactan O-methyltransferase 1 translates to MLKLAIIGLTCTILLILILFRLSNNPTICETSEGSGTLLNGNSTLNDDIIMSEHLQVDAILHYATSRVIPQQTLDEIKISFNLIKSLTPCNLLVFGLGHDSFMWSSMNSRGTTFFLEEDPKWSRAILKDLSFIRSNTVRYRTTLYEAEKLIDHYNKEPDCWARKSILRGNTKCKLALNTLSKEVYDKEWDIIMIDGPKGYFDQAPGRMSAIYSAAVMARNRKGPGVTHVILHDVDRDVEKVYAELFLCRKNLVNGVGKLWHFEIPPATDMNTDFC, encoded by the coding sequence ATGTTGAAATTAGCAATCATAGGTTTAACTTGTAcaatattacttattttaattttatttcgaCTGTCAAATAATCCCACCATCTGCGAAACATCAGAGGGTTCAGGGACCCTCCTGAATGGGAACTCAACACTgaatgatgatataataatgtcTGAGCATCTCCAAGTTGATGCGATCCTCCACTATGCCACGTCACGTGTGATACCTCAACAAACATTGGACGAGATCAAGATATCTTTCAACTTAATCAAATCACTAACTCCTTGTAATTTGCTAGTATTTGGGTTAGGTCATGACTCGTTTATGTGGTCATCGATGAATTCACGTGGCACAACATTTTTCCTAGAGGAAGATCCAAAATGGAGCAGGGCTATACTTAAAGACCTATCATTCATCCGTTCTAACACAGTTAGATACAGGACGACTTTGTATGAGGCAGAGAAACTAATCGACCACTACAATAAGGAACCGGATTGTTGGGCTAGAAAATCAATTTTACGAGGTAATACTAAATGTAAGCTAGCATTGAACACGTTATCGAAGGAAGTGTATGATAAAGAATGGGACATTATTATGAtagatggtccaaaagggtatTTTGATCAAGCACCGGGAAGAATGTCAGCGATTTATTCTGCTGCTGTTATGGCAAGAAATCGAAAAGGGCCTGGGGTAACACATGTAATATTGCATGATGTAGATCGCGATGTAGAAAAAGTTTATGCAGAACTTTTTTTGTGTAGGAAAAATTTGGTCAATGGTGTAGGAAAGCTATGGCATTTTGAAATTCCTCCAGCTACGGATATGAACACTGATTTTTGTTAG